Part of the Cytophagia bacterium CHB2 genome, CACTTCCAACGCCCCCCGCAAATCGGGCAGGGCATAGCCGCGAGTTTTGCCCAGCCAATTCGGATTTTCTGCGGCGCCCACGGCAATGGCTGCCAGACGCTGTTCTTCGCAGATTTCTTTGCCGGGCTCCTTCCAAAACGCGGCGCCGGTTTCATACAACCACACATCGCGGTTTTTACGATTGAGATTGTACGCGAGCGAATGCAACAACGTCGCCGCCACTGCCGGCCGCAACACTGACAATTCTTCATTCAGTGGATTGATGAGCGGCAATACCGCGCCGCCCTCCGGCAAAAACAACCCGGCCAGTTTGGGTGAAATCAAATCTATGGTAATGGCTTCATCAAAGCCCAGGCCGGTCATCGCGCGGCGCAATTTTTCCAGCGCTTCTTCTTCGCGATTGCGCTCGCCGCCGACAAAAACCTGCGAATGCAATTTTTCAGGGAATTTATCATAGCCATAAATACGCGCGATCTCTTCGATCAAATCGATCTCGCGCGTCAAATCCGGGCGAAACGTGGGCGCCGCCACCTGCCAGCTCGCGGCGGATTTTTTTGATACTTTGCACTCCAGTCCGGTTAGAATTTTTTCCATGCGTGCGGACGGCACTTTGCCGCCCAACACGTGCGTCACCCGCTTCGGGCGCAGCGTGATTTTGGTGGGCTTGATCGGCGCGGGATACACCTCGGCGATGCCGCGCGCAATCTCCCCGCCGGCGGTATCCTGCATCAATTGTGCGGCGCGATTGACGGCGAACGGGATGCCGTTGGGATCCGTGCCACGCTCAAAACGCCGGCCTGCTTCTGATGTCATGCCCAATCGCTTTGCCGTGCGGCGCACCGCAAGCGGGTTGAAATGCGCGCACTCGATCAAGATATTTTTCGTCGCGTCGCTGACTTCGGAATTCAAGCCGCCCATCACGCCGGCCAGCGCGACATTGCGATGGCCGTCGCAAATCATCACGTCCTCGGCGAGCAATTCATGCTCCTGGCCATCAAGCGTTTGGAATTTTTCTCCGGCGCGCGCACGCTGCACAATGATTTTATCTTTTTCGAGCAAATCGTAGTCGAAAGCGTGTTGCGGCTGGCCGGTTTCCATCATGACGTAATTCGTGACATCGACAATATTCGAAATCGCGCGCACACCCACGGCGTTCAGGCGCTGGCGCATCCACTTCGGCGAGGATTTGATTGCGATGTTTTGCACGATCCGAGCGGCATAACGCGGGCAACCCTCGGCATCTTTTATTTGAATAGTGATCAATTGCTCGATAGGCGCGCCGGTTTCGCGCA contains:
- a CDS encoding phenylalanine--tRNA ligase subunit beta, which produces MKFTYNWLREFVDTPLTAEALAERLPMIGFEVESCQSLLPDLKAIVVGKVLVCENIPASDHLKRCEVNIGSATLNVVCGAPNVAVDQLVAVAPTGTRLPNGLTIEARKIFGVQSQGMICSEMELGLSDEHEGILVLNGQARVGQNFVDTLEQDWLFDIAVTPNRPDALGIIGIAREVGLITGAPLQLPKIKLRETGAPIEQLITIQIKDAEGCPRYAARIVQNIAIKSSPKWMRQRLNAVGVRAISNIVDVTNYVMMETGQPQHAFDYDLLEKDKIIVQRARAGEKFQTLDGQEHELLAEDVMICDGHRNVALAGVMGGLNSEVSDATKNILIECAHFNPLAVRRTAKRLGMTSEAGRRFERGTDPNGIPFAVNRAAQLMQDTAGGEIARGIAEVYPAPIKPTKITLRPKRVTHVLGGKVPSARMEKILTGLECKVSKKSAASWQVAAPTFRPDLTREIDLIEEIARIYGYDKFPEKLHSQVFVGGERNREEEALEKLRRAMTGLGFDEAITIDLISPKLAGLFLPEGGAVLPLINPLNEELSVLRPAVAATLLHSLAYNLNRKNRDVWLYETGAAFWKEPGKEICEEQRLAAIAVGAAENPNWLGKTRGYALPDLRGALEVLERVLLLPKLVFKPLTTHAYLEHGWEIFIGANRLGFAGKLQAEILKEYDVETDVFLFELRLQEVIASIDWQRTFRSIPKYPPVERDLAIIVDHDVPAEKIYAVIENASDHLLERLELFDLYTGKPIPAGKKSMAFALTFRADDRTLRDEEVELRQKNILDALGRECGAVLRT